TCCGCGGACAAGGACGTATTGCTCGTAGCTCCGAAATCCCCGGGCCACATGGTTCGCCGCGTATACGTTGAAGGCTTCGGCGTACCGGGACTCATCGCCGTACACCAGGACGCTACAGGCAAAGCGACGCAAATCGGTTTGGCTTATGCGAAAGGTATCGGCTGTACGCGTGCCGGCGTTATCGAGACAAGCTTCCGCGAAGAAACCGAAACCGACCTGTTCGGCGAGCAAGCCGTGCTTTGCGGCGGTACTTCCGCGCTCGTTAAAGCAGGCTTCGAAACGCTCGTTGAAGCGGGCTACGCTCCGGAAATGGCTTACTTCGAGTGCTTGCACGAGCTGAAGCTGATCGTTGACCTGATGTACGAAGGCGGACTTGCTTCCATGCGCCACTCCATCTCCAACACGGCGGAGTACGGCGACTATGTGACAGGGCCTCGCATCGTAACCGAAGAGACGAAGAAAGAAATGAAGCGCGTACTGACCGACATCCAGCAAGGCAAGTTCGCCCGCGACTTCATCTTGGAAAACCAATCGAACCGCGCCTTCCTGACAGCTACCCGCCGTGCGGAAGCAGAGCATCCGATTGAGGTAACCGGCCGTCAGCTTCGCGAACTGATGCACTGGATTAAGAAGTAAACTTCAGACATATGATCGATGCGGGCAACGGCCTGATTGAGAAGCGCAAGACGCCGGGCCGCAGCAGTCGCGATAACGTGACGATGATCTGATACTGGAAATAAGAACACCCCGCACAAGCTCGGGTTTGCCTGGTTGGACC
The window above is part of the Paenibacillus hamazuiensis genome. Proteins encoded here:
- the ilvC gene encoding ketol-acid reductoisomerase, which gives rise to MAVKMYYEKDADLSVLKGKTIAIIGYGSQGHAQAQNLRDSGLSVIIGLRQGKSFEQAKNDGFEVLSVAEAAARADVVQILMPDETQAKVYKEEIEPNVKSGATIMFSHGFNVHFGQIVPSADKDVLLVAPKSPGHMVRRVYVEGFGVPGLIAVHQDATGKATQIGLAYAKGIGCTRAGVIETSFREETETDLFGEQAVLCGGTSALVKAGFETLVEAGYAPEMAYFECLHELKLIVDLMYEGGLASMRHSISNTAEYGDYVTGPRIVTEETKKEMKRVLTDIQQGKFARDFILENQSNRAFLTATRRAEAEHPIEVTGRQLRELMHWIKK